In Quadrisphaera sp. RL12-1S, the genomic stretch AGGCCGACGGGGCCGACGGGGCCGACGGGGCCGACGGGGCCGACGGGGCAGCCCGTCTGGGACGGGCCTGGAGCACCGACACGTGGTTCTCGGTGGCGAACGGCGCCCGCACCGCCGGGCTCGCGGTCGGCGGCCTGGCCACCGGCCTGGTCATCGCGGACGGGCGCGACGGCACCTACGCGGCGGTCGCGTACGCCTCGGCGCTCTGCTTCGCCGTCGCCGCAGTGCTCATCGCCGTCGTCGTCCCCAGCCCTCGTCGGGCGCGGACGTCCCGCCCGGCGGACCGAGGTGCCGCGGCCGGTCCCGGAGGCGTGACGGGTTACCGCGTGCTGCTGCGTGACAGGCCGTTCGCCGCGCTCACCGCGCTCAACACCGTCTACGCGCTGACCAGCATGATGCTCGGGCTCGCGCTGCCGACGGTGGTCCTCAGCGTGCTGCGGGCCCCGGGCTGGCTGACGGCTGCGGTGCTGGCCGGCAACGCGCTGCTCATCGCGGTGCTGTCCGCCCCCGTCGGGCTGCGGACGGCCCGGTTCCGCCGGACCCGTGTGCTCGTGGTGGCCTCGGGGCTGTGGACGGCGTGGGCGCTGGGGATGGCGCTGCTGGCACCCGGGCGGCTGGGGGTCGTCGTCGTCCTCCTGGTGTCGGTCACGCTGCTGTTCACCGCGGCGGAGCTGCTGCACGCCCCGGCCTCGACGGCCCTGGCCGCTGCTGCTGCCCCCGAGGGGGCACGAGGCCGCTACCTGACGGTCTTCCAGTACTCCTTCACGGTGGCGTCGATCGCAGCGCCAGCCTTCTTCACCGCGCTGGCATCCGTGGCCAGCGCCCTGCCGTGGCTGGTGCTGGCCGGGCTGAACGCGGTGAGCACCGGCGTGCTCCTGCGCCTCGAGCGCCGACTCCCGCCGGCGTCGCTGCGAGGCTGACCCCGTGCACGTGGTGCAGTCGGGCACGGTCGACGTCGGCGGGGTGCGGCTGACCTGGCACCGCAGCGGGCCCCGGAGACCACCCCGTCCGACGGTGGTGCTGGCGCACGGCCTCTGCGACGACGCCGCGTGTTGGGGCCGCACAGCGCGGGACCTGGCGCAGGAGCACGACGTGGTCTCCTTCGACGCTCGCGGCCACGGCGCCTCGGACCGGGCTGCGGACTACTCGCTGCAGGCGCACACCCGGGACCTGGTGAGCCTGGTGCGCGCACTGGGCCTGGAGCGGCCCGTGCTGGTCGGGCACTCCATGGGGGGTGTCCACGCGGTGCTGGCGTCGGCTGAGGTTGAGGTGGCCGCCCTGGTGCTGGAGGACCCCGCCTGGCCGGACCCCCCGGCGGACGGGAGCAAGGACGCGGAGGCCAGCCGGGGACGTCAGGTGGAGGTCGCCGCCCTCCCCGGGGCACGTCGGTGGGAGCGAGGCCGCGCCCTGCACCCCGCGTGGGACGACGACGACCTGCGCTCCTGGTCGCTGGCTCAGACCCTGGTGGACCCCGACGCGGTCCGATGGTTCGACTCCTGGCCCGCCGCCAACCGCTGGGAGGAGCACGTCAGCACGCTGACCTGCCCGGGGCTGCTCCTGCACGG encodes the following:
- a CDS encoding MFS transporter, which codes for MSSHPTTRPPFAPRRRGSAALLTALVVDSLGNGLFLPLSLVFFLRLTDVPLAQLGLLLTLANALALPVPVGVGVLVDRLGARPLVVSAQLLQAVGFAAYAHVHGAVGVFAASVLVAVGVRVFWSSVFTAIAEAAEADGADGADGADGADGAARLGRAWSTDTWFSVANGARTAGLAVGGLATGLVIADGRDGTYAAVAYASALCFAVAAVLIAVVVPSPRRARTSRPADRGAAAGPGGVTGYRVLLRDRPFAALTALNTVYALTSMMLGLALPTVVLSVLRAPGWLTAAVLAGNALLIAVLSAPVGLRTARFRRTRVLVVASGLWTAWALGMALLAPGRLGVVVVLLVSVTLLFTAAELLHAPASTALAAAAAPEGARGRYLTVFQYSFTVASIAAPAFFTALASVASALPWLVLAGLNAVSTGVLLRLERRLPPASLRG
- a CDS encoding alpha/beta fold hydrolase, with protein sequence MHVVQSGTVDVGGVRLTWHRSGPRRPPRPTVVLAHGLCDDAACWGRTARDLAQEHDVVSFDARGHGASDRAADYSLQAHTRDLVSLVRALGLERPVLVGHSMGGVHAVLASAEVEVAALVLEDPAWPDPPADGSKDAEASRGRQVEVAALPGARRWERGRALHPAWDDDDLRSWSLAQTLVDPDAVRWFDSWPAANRWEEHVSTLTCPGLLLHGTPSAVSPAMAARARALWPQLRVVEVAGAGHDVRRDRFDGFWRGLRGFLEALR